In Scomber japonicus isolate fScoJap1 chromosome 20, fScoJap1.pri, whole genome shotgun sequence, the genomic window TACTTAAGGGCTGTAATTGATAACACATTCCTCTGCATTTTGTTACCAACACGGGGGAATAGGTTGAAGATGCCCTGCTAGTCTGAAGTGCCGCTCTGACAGCCAACTGTACCTACACAGTCAGACTTCCTCTCCCTTTGTTGCTGTTAGTAGTCAATGCAGCGGAGGGCAGCTATCGTGGAGGACAGTCGACGAGGCAGCAGTTTGgcagtctgtctgtagtctTCTGGTTTGGCTCTCAACAGGGTGACAATCTGCTGGAGGGTGCGGGAAGGCTGCAGGCCCAGAGCATCCATCACATTGCTCAAATAGTCTGTGGAGCAGGAACAGGGGTCATCACCTCAAATGACGGAATCGGAGCAGTAACTTCATATGATGATTCcttttttctattctattctaacaACAATGCATGACATATCACTGCTGTGTGAAACTCTTACaatcattttgttcattttcataaTTTCCTTCACAAGATTAAATAGCTTTTCACATTGTATACTCTCAAATAAAAATTGGTACTGAAAGAATAAGATTTTAAGGAAAACTACTCTTTGCCAAATTACAAGAGTTTCATTTGATGAAATGCTACTACAGTCACTTTTCTATATGATGGTAGCTCAGATGTCATAAAAAAATTTCTACTGGCATGTGAGATAGTAGGTGTAGTTACTGTACCGATATCTGTGGCCAGCTGTTTAGTGGAATGGGGACTCAGTTGGGGGATGAGCAGAATGGCATCGCAGTATGTCTGCATGGTTGCCCGAGCGATGGAGCCCAGCCAGTAGTCTGCAGTGTTGTCCAGCTCAGGAAGGTCGTCACCTGAGACACAGTGAAGGTGGAGGTTCAAAATAGTTCACAAAGTGTAAAGGGAATGACTGGAGAGGTGGATAGAGGATAGAGCTAGGGTGGATGGTCAGTAACCTTGCTCTGGAGGGAAAGGCAGCTTGCCAGCGTGTAGGGCCATTTCTAACGCTGGATCCTCCTGTGTCACAAACGGTTCCAAGTGGAGTGGCAGAGACATCAGGTACTGACCTAtctgaaagaataaaaacagagcCATGTTGTCTTATATGTGTGAATGTCTGGGAGCTGCAGTAGAAAAGCACTTAGTTGACTTAATTTTATGAGATGATATCCTTATGGGGTTTTTTAATGAATCTGCACTGCATTATGATTAATGATTATTTACATTAAATGTTATGAATTATATTTAGATCAGAGCTAACTAACATTTGTGATGTATTCTTGTGGTGACAGGCTGAAAGTAGGTAGATCCTCTGTGTAGCTCTCTCCAAAACCAGCTGACTCTTGACTCTGCAGACATGAATGACAGTGTGAGATAAGGTTCAAttggatatacacacacactcataatcCATTAAGTCTTAGCAAAGCACTCAAATCCTGACAATCAAATCAAAGAGAAACTTGACACTTGCTCACCTCCATCTTGGAGACGAGGCAGAGCTGATGTTTGATCTGTAGGAAGACAGAATCGAAGGCCAGCTGATTGGCCTGTTGGTTCAGTCTGGTCAGAGCTGCTCTGGGCTCAGCTAACAGGTTGGAGTTGCCTGTGCCTTTTTCCTGCAAGACCAAGGGCAAACAGATCCATGAGAACAGACATCACATACAAAGTTAATCCTATTCCGACAATGGGCACTGCTCCATACCTTTAATGAGTAGAGGAGTTCCATCAGGCTGTTGTATTCAGCCATGCTGCCCTTCTGAAGGTAGTTGTATTCCTGCCAGGGGTTCTTGGTGGTGCTTTTCCTATCTGTGGAGCTTGTCTCCTGGATGCCTGTCAGGCTGCGGGGGCTGTACGACTCTGACAAGTACTTACCTGCCGTGCCCAGGATCCTACAGGAAGGATTGATTGATTACAGAGAATTTATGCAATTACAAAACTGCGAGAGTGTGCCTAGATGACAGCATGCTAGTCTGATGTCCATTGAGTTATACCAGTTTTGAAAAAGATGGGTTCTTTAATGTAAATAGGAACAGTTGGAACATTATGAAACACTAAGTTAAAAACGTTTCTCTTACCTGTTTGACAGCTGTTGCTCAAAGGCACCACACTGTCGAAGTAACTCTCCACAAGTAGCAATAATTCTGCAAAAgacaatataaacatttaaatccaCAGATGAGTtatgatgtaaaaatgtgtattctATCAAATGATCCCAAATATAAAAGCGTATTAACCTGACTGAGTTCTGGAAGGCCGTCCAGTCCTCCTGGAAAACAGATGAACTAGGTGTGTCCTCCAGTTTGCACTTCTTCCTGATTGACTGCAACGTTGTGGAGAAGTCGGACACATACCTAGAAAAAGCATAATGttaacacaatgaaaaaaacatccatCCACAGGCAAGTGTGGCAAATGATTTAGACGTTACATGAGAGTAAAAGATATTTACTTCGTGAAAAGGGCTTTGAGAGCTTTGAGGAGGCCACACACAGCCAGTCCCTCAGTCAGTTTCACACAGCGGTCCACAGCAGCGCTAGCCAGGCCAAACAGTTTGCCAACAGAGTGACTCAACTCTTCTACACAATCAATTACCTCCCCATGTTCCTATAGATAGGGGAAAATGTGGAGTGTGACCAAAAGATAAGacatcagaaaaaaatgatggtGAATAAGACCAAAATGCTGTTTGCAAGATGTAAATAAAGCTAATaatttgtatatatgtgtgtgtgtgtgtgtgtggtgtcttaCCAAAGGTACAGCACTGATCTGGATGAGGAGGTGAGCTTCCTCCAGATCACCATACTGTAGCTGGTAGGGTTTATAGGGGTCATACAGTGCACAGACGAGCTCGTTAACCTTCAGTAGGTTATTCTCACCTGAAAATGACACAGACAGAATATGACAACCAATTTCACCACACCCACAATATTCATTCCTCAGCTTTGTACATACCCAGGTGAGGCAGCATGGCAGCCTCTAGGCTGTGTCCGAAGGTGGACATGGTGTGGTTGAGTTCCAGCAGGGTGTCGAGACGCTGCTCCTGGGCTGCCCGGTCCATAGCTGTGCTCAGGCACACAGGGATGGATGGGACCATGGCCCCCAGAGTCTGGATCAGCAGCACTGTCACCACCTCGTAAGGGTTCTTGAACACCTGGTAGGTATTGAAATATACAGAATGTGTACATTGCTCAACGTAGGCAGCAATTTAATGAGCCACAGGAATTTTAGAACATTTAAGATCAGTTTTAGACTTATTTATGGTGGCATCCAAAGATGGAAAGTAAGGAGTTCAAatgtaactttaaatgtgtctctaCCAATTAGTTTTAAACATTCGTAGTCAATACTGAGTTCATAGAGtgtagaagaaaagaaaacaacttcaTTCAATTCAAAAAGAGAGCCTAAGATGTGGTGTTGTACTTTTCTTGACTGCCCACTGTCAGGCAATTTCTAACAATGTGTTAGCAATGTTGGAGGCTATCACTGGAGAGCAACTAGAAGTCTCTCTCGTGTTACAGTGGTGTGTCTGACCTGGCTGCTCCACTGGAGCTGAGAGTGCCATGACGAGAGCAAAGTGTCGTAGAACTCAGCAAGCTGCTGATTCAGACTGAGCTCGCTCTGAGAGAGATCCTGCCACATGCTCACCAACTGGCCCTGGAGACAGACGAGAGTGATATGCATGAattcacaaataaatacattgtacACTCACACCAAAGAGGTAACCATATGGCTGTTAAGAATGTGGTTTTATGATGACATTACTAATTTATGATTAGGCCTTAATCACCTACCTTGTGACACTTGTAGTAGTAAGCGAGGAGCTGTGGCATTCTATCTATTTCTGTGAAGACTTTAACAAACAGCTTGGCTTGGTCTACAGAGAAATGGTAAACATGAAATTTAAGCAGATATACTATACCCCATGATTATTTGTGGACATTTGCTTTGAAAAACtctgcaaacaaacacatttttctactAGGCTCTTACCCATAGACATGGAATTAAAGGTTGCTACTATTTGGGGGCTGGCCAACGCCTCTAGTCTGTTTTTCAGAGCCTCCAAGTGGACACACTTTTCTGAATAGTCTGGTGTGTCCACCAGCATGGCCAGACTGTTCTGCATGCTGGTCAACTTAGAGGAGATCACTGCAAGGTcctgaaagaagaaacagaaatatttaaacGATGATACATGCATTATCTAACAATATGGTAATCtattaatatataaacacacagtacaataTAGTTCCATGTAAAACCCATGAAAGCCAACTAGTTTATTGTAGCTACCATAACCAAAGGTCAATGATAACAAAGCTGCAAGCCAGAAACAAACAATATCAAGTGGTATCTTGTGGCAATATCTTTCTTTTGTACCTGTGTTTTAAAGGTCTCCTCAATGTCTGCACTCAATGTGCTCCATTTGTCTGCCTCCTGCAGAGCCTCAGCTGCCAGCTGCATGCGACCTTTCACTTGATCAATCTCTACCAGGACCTGGTGAAAAATATCCACACAAAATACGTCAAGAAACATCCTTAAACACTGCCAGATATAGACTGTtatttaaataacataataccagataaacatgtgtgagTCACACACCTGCATGGACTGCACAGTGTCCTGCTCAAACTTCTTGATGTCCTCTTTGACCAGCACCATCTGTTCCTTTAGGAAAGAAGCCTCCTGTTTCACAGCCTCCACATCTCGCAGCACTCTGGGCATGTTCTGGACAGCTTGATTACTGCTCTCTACACAAGACATAAAATGACAAGGTAACAAGAATATCGCACACACAATGCtagaaatatacagtaataaaaGTGTGGCTTTCTTTCATAGGATTCCAGTTAAACAGAGTTAATGGCATCGGACTTTTAACAGCcaatatatttttgcatttgatattattcacatttgaatatttcacATGAATAGATAGTCTACAATTACAaaatttactttttctttttcaataaaCAAGACTGTTCATTACTGATGAGCTTATGTTGTTAATTTGTATTGCTCCAATAACTATTTCTCAAGAACACACACTGCTCTCTGGATCATATGCAACAGTGAAATCAGTGATAACCTATCATTATATGCAATGGCCTGTAGTGTGGATTAAATGCTGCAAAGTTATATTTATAAAGTATATATACAATGAAAACAGGTGTTGATTCGACTTTATGGTCATTTTTGGAGGCTAACCTTTGTGCTGCTGTGGAGTTGAATTTAAGTTATACCGAGATATGCTTCTAATATTTACACTCATTAATACAAATGGCAGGAACAAATGTTTACACATACAATTCATTTGACTCCAGTTTAGTCGCTCGCAGTGTACTTACACAAAATATCAACAGAACACTCTTCAGAAATACACATAGGGAATGACTGTATGCCATGAAATGTAAGCAATACACAAATAGCGCAAAGAAGTGAAGAACACTGAGATACATATTAAATGGTAAAAGGGTGGC contains:
- the cog7 gene encoding conserved oligomeric Golgi complex subunit 7 isoform X1: MDFSKFLDDDFDVKDWVNGAFRVVQKDAPGKADTHAATLVMKLQLFIQEVNNAIEESSNQAVQNMPRVLRDVEAVKQEASFLKEQMVLVKEDIKKFEQDTVQSMQVLVEIDQVKGRMQLAAEALQEADKWSTLSADIEETFKTQDLAVISSKLTSMQNSLAMLVDTPDYSEKCVHLEALKNRLEALASPQIVATFNSMSMDQAKLFVKVFTEIDRMPQLLAYYYKCHKGQLVSMWQDLSQSELSLNQQLAEFYDTLLSSWHSQLQWSSQVFKNPYEVVTVLLIQTLGAMVPSIPVCLSTAMDRAAQEQRLDTLLELNHTMSTFGHSLEAAMLPHLGENNLLKVNELVCALYDPYKPYQLQYGDLEEAHLLIQISAVPLEHGEVIDCVEELSHSVGKLFGLASAAVDRCVKLTEGLAVCGLLKALKALFTKYVSDFSTTLQSIRKKCKLEDTPSSSVFQEDWTAFQNSVRIIATCGELLRQCGAFEQQLSNRILGTAGKYLSESYSPRSLTGIQETSSTDRKSTTKNPWQEYNYLQKGSMAEYNSLMELLYSLKEKGTGNSNLLAEPRAALTRLNQQANQLAFDSVFLQIKHQLCLVSKMESQESAGFGESYTEDLPTFSLSPQEYITNIGQYLMSLPLHLEPFVTQEDPALEMALHAGKLPFPPEQGDDLPELDNTADYWLGSIARATMQTYCDAILLIPQLSPHSTKQLATDIDYLSNVMDALGLQPSRTLQQIVTLLRAKPEDYRQTAKLLPRRLSSTIAALRCIDY
- the cog7 gene encoding conserved oligomeric Golgi complex subunit 7 isoform X2; its protein translation is MDFSKFLDDDFDVKDWVNGAFRVVQKDAPGKADTHAATLVMKLQLFIQEVNNAIEDQAKLFVKVFTEIDRMPQLLAYYYKCHKGQLVSMWQDLSQSELSLNQQLAEFYDTLLSSWHSQLQWSSQVFKNPYEVVTVLLIQTLGAMVPSIPVCLSTAMDRAAQEQRLDTLLELNHTMSTFGHSLEAAMLPHLGENNLLKVNELVCALYDPYKPYQLQYGDLEEAHLLIQISAVPLEHGEVIDCVEELSHSVGKLFGLASAAVDRCVKLTEGLAVCGLLKALKALFTKYVSDFSTTLQSIRKKCKLEDTPSSSVFQEDWTAFQNSVRIIATCGELLRQCGAFEQQLSNRILGTAGKYLSESYSPRSLTGIQETSSTDRKSTTKNPWQEYNYLQKGSMAEYNSLMELLYSLKEKGTGNSNLLAEPRAALTRLNQQANQLAFDSVFLQIKHQLCLVSKMESQESAGFGESYTEDLPTFSLSPQEYITNIGQYLMSLPLHLEPFVTQEDPALEMALHAGKLPFPPEQGDDLPELDNTADYWLGSIARATMQTYCDAILLIPQLSPHSTKQLATDIDYLSNVMDALGLQPSRTLQQIVTLLRAKPEDYRQTAKLLPRRLSSTIAALRCIDY